In a genomic window of Nitrosarchaeum sp.:
- a CDS encoding class I SAM-dependent methyltransferase: MNYDKEFWDKYAIENESKFNEEFAKFVRDLVVSLRCTSVLEIGCGTGIDLRLFPESFDVYGADLNDTALDIAKAKSPMFNFKKASITDLPFENASVDFVFTHQLLNYLEDDVLEKGISEMHRVSGKYIMNCERYDESEKQINSNSKFRNMQKRWLEYNVKIISNVDMHEEIEPDKSRFTLLRKL; the protein is encoded by the coding sequence ATGAATTACGATAAAGAGTTTTGGGATAAATATGCAATTGAAAATGAATCTAAATTCAATGAAGAATTTGCAAAATTTGTCAGGGATTTGGTAGTTTCATTGCGTTGTACAAGTGTATTAGAAATAGGATGCGGTACTGGAATTGATTTACGATTATTTCCTGAATCATTTGATGTTTATGGTGCAGATTTAAATGATACAGCATTAGATATTGCAAAAGCAAAAAGCCCGATGTTTAATTTTAAAAAAGCATCAATTACAGATTTGCCTTTTGAAAATGCATCAGTTGATTTTGTATTCACTCACCAGCTATTGAATTATCTAGAAGACGATGTTTTAGAGAAAGGAATTTCTGAAATGCACCGTGTATCTGGAAAATACATTATGAACTGTGAAAGATATGATGAATCAGAAAAACAAATCAACAGTAATTCTAAATTTAGAAATATGCAAAAAAGATGGTTAGAGTATAATGTCAAAATAATCAGTAATGTGGATATGCACGAAGAAATAGAACCAGATAAAAGCAGATTTACGCTTCTAAGAAAACTTTAG
- a CDS encoding amino acid kinase family protein, whose protein sequence is MIKLVVAKFGGSAIGIDGISIPLVIDRINDLKKDSKIIAVFSAPLTIQNGKKCSLTDVILEQGRNVENGEKANLDAIKSCYEKIIKFVNSENKEDCQKSIDLFLKKAEMALDEALLKKEFVNEVRSRSLAFSGEILISHVMNYILKSNGIKSNAVSYDDWPIITDHNIESTNFLASKSRENLGKTAKLVDENEVVAIGGFIGKTPEGVITTYERGGSDRTAADLGILFHKKYETRIDFEKDSSVVSADPKIVENGLTEVDELSYNEARLAGMFGMKILDPIAIKEIVENGVDMPIIVTNMKEPSKTTTIKRVPNSKNGHPIKIVTGKENCAIFKIETNAAQKLLVSLEKDKRYSEYIILSPFTKDGVEFSRILFLDADYVKRNEKYFLGFDPLASITYNRGVITLIGDEMWRVQQVASRTSAKIGEVGLNILNMDAQEETSRIIIVIEDSKDSIRKAINVIHQEISKINFI, encoded by the coding sequence ATGATAAAGTTAGTCGTAGCCAAATTTGGTGGTAGTGCCATTGGTATTGATGGTATTTCAATACCATTAGTTATAGATAGAATTAATGATTTAAAGAAAGATTCCAAAATTATTGCAGTATTTTCAGCACCGCTAACAATTCAAAATGGAAAAAAATGCTCGCTTACAGATGTAATCTTAGAGCAGGGAAGAAATGTCGAAAACGGTGAAAAAGCAAATTTGGATGCTATAAAATCATGTTACGAAAAGATCATAAAATTTGTAAATTCTGAAAATAAAGAAGATTGTCAAAAAAGCATAGATTTGTTCCTAAAAAAAGCTGAAATGGCATTAGATGAAGCATTACTAAAAAAAGAATTTGTAAATGAGGTACGTTCACGATCATTGGCGTTTTCAGGAGAGATTCTGATTTCACATGTAATGAATTACATTCTTAAAAGTAATGGGATAAAATCAAATGCAGTAAGTTATGATGACTGGCCAATAATTACAGATCATAATATAGAATCAACTAATTTTCTTGCATCTAAATCAAGAGAAAATCTCGGAAAAACAGCTAAATTGGTAGATGAAAATGAGGTAGTTGCAATCGGAGGATTCATAGGAAAAACTCCAGAGGGAGTAATTACTACATATGAACGAGGAGGTTCCGATAGAACAGCAGCTGATCTGGGAATACTATTTCATAAAAAATATGAAACCAGAATAGATTTTGAAAAAGATAGTTCTGTAGTGTCTGCAGATCCAAAAATTGTTGAAAATGGATTGACTGAAGTAGATGAATTATCATACAATGAGGCAAGACTAGCAGGAATGTTTGGAATGAAAATTTTGGATCCTATTGCAATCAAAGAGATTGTAGAGAATGGAGTGGATATGCCAATTATTGTTACAAATATGAAAGAACCGTCAAAAACTACTACTATAAAACGAGTACCAAATAGCAAAAATGGTCATCCAATTAAGATTGTAACCGGAAAAGAAAATTGTGCAATTTTTAAAATTGAAACAAATGCAGCCCAAAAATTACTAGTATCATTAGAAAAAGACAAACGGTACAGCGAATACATAATTTTATCACCATTTACTAAAGACGGTGTTGAATTTTCAAGAATATTATTTTTAGATGCAGATTACGTTAAAAGAAATGAAAAATATTTTCTTGGATTTGATCCACTTGCATCAATTACATACAACCGAGGAGTAATCACACTAATTGGAGATGAGATGTGGAGAGTACAGCAGGTAGCATCAAGAACTAGTGCAAAGATTGGTGAGGTGGGACTAAACATTTTGAATATGGATGCACAAGAAGAGACTTCAAGAATAATTATTGTTATTGAAGATTCTAAAGACAGTATCAGAAAAGCTATAAACGTGATTCACCAAGAAATTTCAAAAATTAATTTTATTTAA
- a CDS encoding response regulator yields the protein MTVILIVEDDEELLNLYVEILEINKFDVQRAINGEEAISKYKQIHPDLVVMDGILPKIDGYEAFSQIIEFDKNAKVVIVTGYSEFNARNKLALEQGLISVIAKPIGVDELLNLAKRYCERSGDKNLTSNPNLERSIS from the coding sequence ATGACAGTAATTTTAATCGTTGAAGATGATGAAGAACTATTAAATTTGTATGTAGAAATACTGGAGATCAATAAATTTGATGTCCAAAGAGCCATTAACGGTGAGGAGGCCATATCAAAATACAAGCAAATACATCCCGATTTAGTAGTGATGGATGGAATCCTGCCAAAGATAGATGGATATGAAGCATTTTCTCAAATTATAGAATTTGATAAAAATGCAAAAGTGGTGATAGTCACAGGATATTCTGAATTTAATGCAAGAAATAAACTAGCTCTTGAACAAGGTTTGATTTCTGTAATTGCTAAACCGATTGGAGTAGATGAGCTATTAAACTTGGCAAAAAGATATTGTGAACGTTCAGGGGATAAAAATTTAACATCTAATCCAAATTTAGAAAGATCTATAAGTTAA
- a CDS encoding sensor histidine kinase, with amino-acid sequence MDNLEYKHNESKKDHNRIIFLVSVLLGITLLYQVRPFLEDSQFILISIPAYAIIVVILLLFSLLLTIKLYKQNHFQSKAFMLFTIGVSFWFVADQIWVIYENIYDVDPFPSIADVFYIGAYLFFVGFLLLSLKPIKKLITKKIWLFAFLLSLSLVIPSVMGYSNSFDKEGELDVFSKSILLSYPIMSGFQLAPAIVGILFMVKKGVSYSWMLMLFAFLIYSISDTFYLFSSLDNTYHDGHPVDLMYLYSYILLIFSVHNRIKISNNSNIRSNEIFFNEDIKFETITKYGIPLTLLIFSMIVVISMISILYLNPEEGFSFEHIVFGVSAILIVFSVIIITINRNLTKFVRMKTIDLEKQRSSLEELIEEKTQAVLKAERLSAIGELSGRLAHDLRNPLSVMKLSVDLIKQHPADTKISDTIITKRLELIEKSIDRISHQVDDVLDYVRNSPLKPTSVSLRTLILASIDKVHVPHDVIITVSDADVIVTCDTVKIDAVFINLIINAIQAMNQGGTLEINIKTHGDYAVIDFIDSGLGIPEDFINKIFEPLFTTKQKGTGLGLASCKNIIEQHNGSITVKNNPTTFTIKIPKTYDGLGRQ; translated from the coding sequence ATGGATAATTTAGAATATAAACACAATGAAAGTAAAAAAGACCATAATCGCATTATTTTTCTAGTATCCGTTCTATTGGGGATAACTTTACTTTATCAAGTAAGGCCATTTTTAGAAGACTCGCAATTTATCTTGATTTCTATTCCTGCGTACGCAATTATTGTTGTGATATTGCTTCTATTTTCATTACTTCTTACAATCAAATTGTACAAACAGAATCATTTCCAATCAAAGGCATTTATGCTCTTTACAATAGGTGTTTCATTTTGGTTTGTAGCAGATCAGATTTGGGTAATATATGAAAATATCTATGATGTAGATCCTTTTCCATCAATTGCTGATGTTTTTTATATTGGTGCATATCTTTTTTTTGTTGGATTTCTTTTATTATCGTTAAAGCCAATCAAAAAATTAATAACAAAAAAGATTTGGTTATTTGCATTTTTGTTGTCACTTTCATTAGTAATTCCATCTGTGATGGGATATTCAAATTCATTTGATAAAGAGGGAGAATTGGATGTTTTTTCTAAATCTATTTTATTATCATATCCTATCATGTCTGGATTCCAATTAGCTCCTGCTATTGTTGGAATTTTGTTTATGGTAAAAAAGGGTGTTAGCTATTCATGGATGTTAATGTTGTTTGCATTTCTGATTTATAGCATCTCTGATACATTCTATCTTTTTTCATCGTTAGATAATACGTATCATGATGGACATCCTGTAGATCTAATGTATCTGTATAGTTATATTTTGTTAATATTTTCTGTTCATAATCGTATAAAAATTTCCAATAATTCTAATATTCGTAGTAATGAAATATTTTTTAACGAAGATATAAAATTTGAAACTATTACAAAGTACGGTATTCCGCTTACACTGCTAATATTTTCAATGATTGTTGTTATCTCTATGATCAGCATATTGTACTTAAATCCTGAAGAGGGATTTTCATTTGAACATATTGTATTTGGAGTTTCTGCCATACTTATCGTATTTTCTGTAATAATTATCACAATTAACCGAAATCTCACAAAATTTGTTAGAATGAAGACTATAGATCTTGAAAAACAACGAAGTAGTTTAGAAGAGCTAATTGAAGAAAAAACACAAGCAGTACTCAAAGCAGAAAGATTATCTGCTATTGGAGAACTATCTGGTCGTTTAGCACACGATTTAAGAAATCCATTATCTGTAATGAAATTGTCTGTTGATTTAATTAAACAACATCCTGCAGATACAAAAATTTCTGATACTATCATTACCAAAAGACTCGAATTAATCGAAAAAAGTATTGATAGAATATCTCATCAAGTAGATGATGTGTTAGATTATGTTCGAAATTCTCCCTTAAAGCCTACTTCTGTATCTCTTAGGACATTAATTTTAGCATCAATTGACAAGGTCCATGTTCCACATGATGTTATAATTACTGTTTCAGATGCTGATGTAATTGTAACTTGTGATACAGTGAAAATTGACGCAGTTTTCATTAATCTTATCATAAATGCAATTCAGGCAATGAATCAAGGAGGTACACTTGAAATAAATATTAAAACGCATGGTGATTATGCTGTTATTGATTTTATTGATTCAGGTTTAGGTATTCCTGAAGATTTTATTAATAAAATATTTGAACCTCTATTTACTACAAAACAAAAAGGAACCGGACTGGGTCTAGCTAGCTGTAAAAATATTATCGAACAACACAATGGAAGTATCACAGTAAAAAACAACCCAACTACATTTACAATCAAAATACCAAAAACCTATGATGGATTAGGTAGGCAATAG
- a CDS encoding branched-chain amino acid transaminase, with the protein MKEIGKIWMNRKLVPFKDAKVHVLTHALHYSTSIFEGIRCYNTPKGSAIFRLEEHVDRLFNSAKLYSMKMQYSKKEITDAIIKTVKANGLKECYIRPLAYYGFGTMGLTPTPNKVDVSIACWEWNMGEGKAGKFSGAKCKVSSWIKIDSRSQPMQAKAASNYANAALARVEALENGYDEAIMLNINGKVAEGSAENIFIVKDDTIQTPPLSAGGLEGITRDSVIQIIEENGGYVIERDLERGDLYSADEIFMTGTAAEVKSVTQIDKVVIGNAKMGKTTKELQKLFSDVTMGKDERFLPWLTFI; encoded by the coding sequence ATGAAGGAAATTGGCAAAATTTGGATGAATAGAAAGTTAGTACCATTCAAAGATGCCAAAGTACACGTACTTACTCATGCCTTACATTATTCAACATCAATCTTTGAAGGGATTAGATGTTATAACACACCAAAGGGATCAGCAATTTTTAGATTAGAAGAACATGTAGACAGATTGTTTAATTCAGCAAAATTATATTCGATGAAGATGCAATATTCAAAAAAAGAGATAACAGATGCAATAATTAAAACAGTAAAAGCTAACGGACTAAAAGAATGCTACATCAGACCATTGGCATACTATGGTTTTGGTACAATGGGTCTTACACCAACTCCAAATAAAGTTGATGTATCAATTGCTTGTTGGGAATGGAATATGGGAGAAGGAAAAGCTGGAAAATTCTCTGGTGCAAAATGCAAAGTTTCAAGTTGGATAAAGATAGATTCCAGATCACAACCGATGCAGGCAAAAGCAGCTTCAAACTATGCAAACGCAGCACTAGCAAGAGTTGAGGCACTAGAGAACGGGTATGATGAAGCAATTATGCTAAACATAAACGGAAAAGTTGCAGAAGGTAGCGCAGAGAATATTTTCATCGTAAAAGACGATACAATTCAAACTCCCCCACTTTCAGCAGGAGGTTTAGAAGGAATTACACGAGATAGTGTAATCCAAATCATTGAAGAAAATGGCGGATATGTGATAGAAAGAGATCTTGAAAGAGGAGATTTGTATTCTGCTGATGAGATATTTATGACAGGAACCGCTGCTGAAGTAAAATCAGTCACACAAATCGATAAAGTAGTTATTGGAAATGCAAAGATGGGAAAGACCACAAAAGAATTACAGAAATTATTTTCAGACGTTACGATGGGAAAAGATGAGAGATTTTTACCGTGGTTAACTTTTATCTAA